The Candidatus Methylomirabilis limnetica DNA segment TGCGGGTCAGCCCGGCGGTGATCCGGTTGGTGATCGTGAAAATGGGTTTGAAGCTCTTCGTCATGGAGTAGCGTTGCTTTCTTTAGATTTCCTGCGGCTACAGATGGAATGCCTAATGCCAGCGGTCACCAGCCGGTTCGCTGAGAAACCATAAGGAAGAGAGCCGGTCTGGTGCACCGCCTGGTTGGGCCGTTAATAAATACATGCATCAAGGATAGATAACACCTCGTCAAGCACAGCATCAGAAGCGGTGCCTATACGCCTGACCTTACGCGTACGATAATCTATCGACTTGACCTGTTCAACCATGACGAAACCGGCCACATTCGGATCGTTGGGAATCACCACATGAAATGGGAACCCTCGATCTGTCTTCGTGACAGGACAGACGATAACGAGGCCGGTATGTTGGTTAAACAGCGTATTGCTGACAACTAAGGCCGGCCGTCTGCCCCTCTGCTCGTGGCCGGACTGCGGATCGAACGTAACAGTAACGAAGTCGCCTTTTCTTGGTATGTAGTCGGCCATTTACCACGATTCTCTGCCGACAGGTTGTCCCCAATCAATTTCTTCCGCTTCATAGTCGCTGGGGATGCGAGAGACCAGTTTCTGGAGGCTATGTTTTCCACGCACACGCCTCACAGGAGCAATGACGATGACACCATCTTTTGCGCGCACCTCAACATCGTCACCAAGCGAGATGTGCGCTTCCTCAAGAACATGCTTGGCCAGGCGAAGTCCTTGGCTATTACCCCATTTTTGGATCTTGGTCACCACAATCGGCCCTCCTGAGAATATACATGGTATAGCCCTTGACTGAAATCATGTCAAGTATTGTTATGGTCCAATGCGGGGCTGAGCTGCCGCGAAGCGGTCACGTCACGATCTCTGTTTTCGCGGCGGCAGGAAGGCCAGAATGATCTCGCGGCGTGCCCGAACTCGAGTACCTCGCTTCTCGATGAGACCCCGATGGATCAATGAATTGACGTCGCGGCTAATGGTCTTCGCTTGTTTCGTCGCGTAGGAGGCTGCCAGGCTCGGGCTGAGCTTTGGAATCTCTGCGGTAAGCCAATCGTCATGCTCCGAGAGATCCAGCACAAGATTCTTCTGTCGCAACTGCGACGCCGACGGTCGTTCCCCGAACTGCTCGTCGACATAGTTACACCATGCTTCGTTCCAT contains these protein-coding regions:
- a CDS encoding type II toxin-antitoxin system PemK/MazF family toxin, producing the protein MADYIPRKGDFVTVTFDPQSGHEQRGRRPALVVSNTLFNQHTGLVIVCPVTKTDRGFPFHVVIPNDPNVAGFVMVEQVKSIDYRTRKVRRIGTASDAVLDEVLSILDACIY
- a CDS encoding AbrB/MazE/SpoVT family DNA-binding domain-containing protein, with the translated sequence MVTKIQKWGNSQGLRLAKHVLEEAHISLGDDVEVRAKDGVIVIAPVRRVRGKHSLQKLVSRIPSDYEAEEIDWGQPVGRESW